tattttaatgatattttcatGTATAGTGGGAGGGAGGAAAGGCATTATTCTCACTTAAGACAAGTTTTCAAAGTCTCGATGAAATAGCAGCTCTATACTAAGATGGAAAAACGTTGGTTCTTATCTTCAAGCACTGAATTCCTTCACTAcgaattttacaaaaaatgggACCTTCATTGATCAATCCAAGGTGGAATTGATGTAGACGTGGCCAATCCCTAAGTCCATTTCTAATGTAAAGAGCTTCCATGGTCTTGCCTCTTTCTAGCGGTGACTTATGAAGAATTTCAACGCCATCATGGCTCCCATTACTAAATGCATGAGCAAGAGATCTTTCGAATGGTCCAAGGCTACTATGGTGCCTTTGAATCATCAAACAAAATCTTTATAGGTCTCTTTTCCTTGCCCTTCTAGgtattgataaaatatttgatGTAGAATGTGATGTGAGTGGAGTTGGCATCAGTGTTGTTCTTTTACAAGCCCAAAAATCTTTTTAGTGAGAAATTAATGGGGTTAAGGAAGAACTTTTCCTCTTATGGcaaagagttctatgccatCATGAGAGCTCTTGATTACTACAGTCATAAATAGTGGCCTAAACAGTTTGTTCTTCAGTTGAATCATGATGCTCTCCTTATATTAGTAGCCAACacaatctcaattcaagatatGCCAACcgggtaaaaaaaaattaattatttctttcgCCTTGAAATATAAACCTAGCAAAACTAAGGTTTTAGTAGATGCACTAACAAGAAGATATTAAATGCTTGTTTGTTCTTGACTCCTAGGTTCTTAGCTTCAATTTGATGAAAGAACTCCATTAGTTAAATGGGGAGTTCTCGTCCATCATCTTTAATAAAAAACACTGAGCTCATGGTACTTATTCAATCCATGACAGTTTTCCTTTAAAGGTAATGAGCTTTGCGTGCCAAAAAGCTCTTTTAGAGTTTTTGATTCGACAAGATATTCGATGTTTGTTGAGAGTTTTGGTCACAGGTGCACCATTAAGAAGAAATTCCATACATgctgatttttaattttactttttcaatgaaattattGAAACTAACAGTTTGACTCTtcttaatcttaaacatttgaaaacttttagggtattcaaatatttgaaaaaataatcttttCGCGATCTTTGTGAAAAACATAAATACTACTTTTACTTTTGAATATTAGAGGTAAATTGGTCAGTAAATATTTGCCCACGTCTTAGGTTGCATTGATCTTGAAATTGAGTACATATTCGCCCGATGATCGTCACCATTTAGTCATATATACATCATTCACATGTAACATGTTCCGGTAaggggaaaagaacaaaagtaaCCTAACAAAATGACTAGCCTATCGAAGACTATCGGTTGAGAAAAAGTGAAacagcaaatcaatcatttcgATAGACAAACTAAACAATGGTTAGCTCAATAGTGTAAGTTAGGTTAGGGCAGGATTTTAAATAAGAAGGCCATATAATTACATCACAGCAATGTACAACCACTAAATTAACTTGCTGACATGCTGATGATGGTCGGCAAGATGCCTCGTATAGTTTATGTACATGTCATGGGTATGAATATGTTCGAACGTACGATACAGACATGCATACTTAATCTCCCGAACTTATATCATCAAGATCCTCGTCTAATAACATAAACATCTCGTCCATGTACGAGAGATCAGTCTCACTATCCTCATCTCCTCCCGAGCATAAGCTTTGTCCATGACTTGTCTTGCTTTCATGAACTCGAGACAGAACCAGCGAACCGGGTTCCTGTGTACAACAAAATTTGACAACTCATTCTAAAATTTCCAAGCACGCACTCAAGAATTTAATCAATGTTGAATCATATTTGAGCTCTGATACTACGCTCTGTCAACATGCCCATAAACCAGAAATATTTAACTGGCGATGACTGCAATTGGGGGCATCTGCAAACAGGTCACTGGACTTTGATTCGGTTGCAGGACATGCGTTaaattttcgtttctttttatatttgttgcATTTCGACTGGAATCCAACGAAATTTCTAgctccgaccaaaaaaaaaaaaaaaaaaaaacgaaatttctAGCAAATTGTCGACATGGCGACCCAGGTAGAGCTGACATGTACAGTCCGAGTGGATGCCacctttaaaaattttcttatatCTCGGGCTGGGGTGGTCTCTACTTGGACCATATGCTCTGTTGCCTCCATATTAGCACTTTGCTTGAGAAATAAGTCCGAGTTTACAGTCAAATTGCCTTggttgcaaaaagaaaatccgACAGCTTACCACAGCAAATATCGAAATCAAAATCAGACAACGTGAGTGAAAAATGTGTTGCAAGCGAAACTCTTTTACACATGGTGTACGATGGACAAAGTCTCGTGAAGCTTTTCAAAGATAGATTAACTGACAATCTAACTTTCAACATTTCTGAGGAATATTTGCACTCACTTGTGTTGAATTAGCCAATTCATGGAAGGACACGAGATGATACTCCTGCATCACCCAGTTTGTCTCTTGACCTGTTGGAGCCTCTCCAATGTGGAAAGTCAGAGATTTCTTCATTCCTATAATTTCTCCAGCTTCACCAAACACTGGCTCTTCCATGTCTAAATCTTTCCAGTACCCATTTTCCGTAATTCGATTGTTCATCATTCTGCTGAAATAGAAGTAGTGGGATCCATTCGACAGTGCCTTTCCTGTGcattcaaaatctaatttcagTTGTGGAAGTGGAACTGATAAAAGACTTTCTGTCACAGCAAATCATATATGATGATATCCCTGTTACGATATTAACACGGCAAATATTTGCTAAGTTACTTTTGATAATCATATGACTTCAGGAAAAACCATTTACTCTCACAAGTCTCGTCTTCAAGATCTTGACAAGCTCATCATAAGATGTATTAGGGCAATCAGAGCTAATTTTTCTATAACTCTTTATCCAGAATTTCTTCTAGCTAGGGCACTGCATCCTACTAAGCAACTATATGTACGATAATAAAGCAAAAGTTGCTCTCTCTCGCTTACCATGGAGGTCCCAAGGATCATGGTGGTGAGACTTGAGATCAGGAACCAGGTGAGCATAGAGAGGAGACAGAGAGGCCTGCTGCTTCTTGGGATGCAGAAAGTGAAGGACAAGTTCTTCGTCTGTCGGCGAGAACCGAAATCCAGGTGGTAGCTTCAGCATCTTGccatcatctttttcttccttttcctttacaTCTCTCATGATCACAAGCCAAAACCAGCAAATTTGAGCAACTGCGGATTATTCTATGTATGGTAATTCTTGATGATCTTGCCTTTCTTTACCAATTTCTCCGATTGAAATCCACACttctatatatagagagagagagaggagggagggggagagagagagagagagagagagggagagggagagagagcggcGGTTCTTGGATGGATATGATATGTCGAGTGGAAAGGCAAGCGCTGACGCTGCATGTCTTTTTAAGGCAACAAGAGGAGAGAGTTGGATGATTTGGGCTGATCCCTCCTTGCCAGtaatttttcccttctcttATAATCCGGAAACACAAATACATTATTCTTATTTCTTTCTGATTATGGTCATTTTACAAGGTTAACGTTAATTACCCTTCAAGGTTCAAAACCCTGCGTTGTTAGCGATTAAAACGGGGGCCCTGGCAGTGGATCAGCTTCttatttatttctgtttatGGTCATTTTACAAGGTTAATGTTAATTACCCTTCAAGGGTTCAAAACCCTGAGTTGTTAGCGATTAAAGTAAGAGGCCCCGATGGTGGGTTGCTAGGTCAGTTTCTCCCAAGGTATAGTCAATATTGGGCCTTCACCGCGGAGGCTTGTGAGACCCCAAATCGACGTAAGCCAACAAGGGCAAACTCCGGTAGATCcttggtcataaaaaaaaaatgttaattaccCTATGATATTCATGTCactacatatatataataattcAAGCTTCTAAGTagcttttaaattttaaatttaaataatggaTTTTATGTAGCAGATATATTATTTACATAGAGCATGAACtcaatcattctttaataaagtgATTAAATGCTACTACAAGTAAGAAGGAAACCCACTTTTTATATTCCGATTCTTGAGATTGTGAATGGTGACTTTGTTAGTTTCTAAATATGATGTATGAGACACTTTCTCTATATAAACATGCCATCATCAAACACAGTATTGTGTTACATTGACGTCAATTAACTTTGTGTTCCTGTTACAAGATATTTGAGAGAATATATGCTCGACTCATGATCTTTTCCATTCAAAACTAGGCTTTAATCTGCACAAGTGGTTTGGGGAGATGATAGATTCATCAAATGTGTTGCAAAGACCTTTTCACTATTCACCCCCCAACCCAACCCTATGCTCAAGACCCGTGTAAGGGACAGCGGAACATATTTGATTACTGGGGTTTAGTTATGTGGTAACCCTTCTTGGTAAGATTGGACTCAATCTAATAAGATTTACTAATCTATGACACAGGAAAAATTGACTACTGTCGAATTCATTGAAATCAAGTTCTTGCTTGAGTTATTTAATGGGTCAGTTCAAAGTCGGGGAACCAAACCTAGTGACATGTAGTTTTCGGTTCGGAAAATCCAGAGTCAATCACGAACCAAAATGACTAATTCAGGATCTTGGAAATTCGACCGATAAGGGTCTATGCATCATTTCTCAGGTAGGACCAAATCAGAGACAGACCCCTACTTTGAGTGCGACGGAGAATCCAATCTGAGAGTTTGGTTTGGTTATTTTTGAGGTTCGTGACGAGTTTGTCGACAGCAATCtaatataaataaaacattCGTACCAGCGAAAAAAATTGCGCTAAAAGACAAGAGCACAGAAACAGctcttgatgatgatgatgatgtgcaACTAAACTTCAGGTTTCGTCCGAATCTCTAGTTTGCGGATTAGTTTGGCAATTTGCGATGATATAAAAATGGGAACAGGAGCTGAAAGTAATCGAATTTTGATGACCGAGAGCGGATGCATGACATTCGAACtaattttttggtttcattattttcttatataatatatatatatatacttcttttttttccaaagtggaACTGCTCCTTGAGAAGAGCTAGATCTCATGTACAGGACGAAGATAAGTCCCTTCTGTTCCAATGAAATTATTTGTACTTGGTGGTGTATGAGGAGAATTGAGCTTCTTTGTCATCAAGAATTGTCCAATTCCACTTGTTCATGATCGAATATCTGAGTAACTTGTCATTAATATCAATTGCTTGTCTCAAATTCTCAGTGTACCCAAGGGTCAGTTATTAGCTATCAATCTTCTTGCCTGGGAGTAGAATTTCTTCTTTGCATGAAGTCACATAAAATCAAACTCAAATCAAGTGATATTACTAAACTCTAGGCCAAAAAGAATTACACATTCAACTGGGGTTTTTTCTTGGCAATCAACCCATCCACACAGGGATAAAACATAGGCAACGAGTCCAATTTTGAAGTAGTTGAACTACACATTCCCTACTCATAAAACCCAGAAACGCTTTCAAGGGTTTTTCGGAGGATCTATGAAAAACATCTTTAAGGAATAGCTTAAGTCATCATGACAAGTTTCACGCAGCATGCATGCATGATCATGAGTCTTTAACTTTCTGTAAAACTCCAGATACGGACGCCCTAGCGGGCGCAGGTTGTAAATGTGATCTCCTTTCGTACGTTTGACCTTGCTTGAATCAACCCTTTTTTTACGCGTCGATCTCTCGCGCACTCCATGACCAGCCCCAACTCCGTGTCTTCTCTTTCTCCGGACGCATCATTTCAAAAGGTCTCACCAACTAAAGCAATCAACAGTTCTGGGTCGAAGTGACCTCTAGCTGCGATCACTGTCCATGTGTCCCTTTATGTTTGAACCCGACGATGATAATGCCACTTTTTCTTAGGAGGAAAACGAACGAGCATGTAATAGCTGTAGCATAGGGAAGGGATTGATGTGACGAGGGGCGGTGAAAAAGGACAGCGCAGCATATAGTGGGAAATTTAAATTGCGCGATGGGGACAAATATCTACGTGAAGGACCCCAGAAAAAGAAGGGGTTTTGATGCCAATTTGCAAAAGTGGTGGGGTTGAAAGTGATATGTTCGGCCGTTCTGGGTGGACGAGAGAGAATTGGGTTGCGTAATCATGACGATGAAGATCAAGATTTGAGCGTAATCATTGAAACTAACCCTATCTGAGCGCGAAAAGAGCACTAGTCtgattcaaaaataataatcagTTCACCAGCTCATGCATGagtttctttcatttgaatcCTTCGTTAGTACGTTATCCACTAGTCTAAGCCCAAGTTGCCAGACAAATGAGTGTTTTAACATTTGAACGGCGTGACAGGTTGGTGTTACAATGGTTTTATTCGAATTGATATATAGAGAAGGCGTGCATGGTtataacttgatttgtttactgattaaaaaaaaaaattgattatccACAagaatttaaaggaaaaatttatCTAATGTACAAAACTATAATACTTGTGGCATCTTAAATTCTATATCGgtttctagccaaaaaaaaaaaaatcctaccTCAATTAGAAGAGGTCATATTGagtaattcataaaattaataccCACTtccaaattgttaaaatattccTTCTAGAGAGTTTGGCCATATAAGCAGAGTTAGATTGTGACTAATGGTACGTAAGTAGTACCCTTCTAGGAGGTGTATGATTCATGAATGGATTAGATGGAGTGATCTCTTGGATCCTTCTAGAATGGCAAATGAAACATAAATGAATCTGGCAACACATCAAATAGGGAGGGAATACTCCTTGTAAAAGCTTAATCTTACATGGATCAGGCCAAATTGTTATAGATAATACTAGAACATGACCCTTATAGTAGATGTGTGATTTATAGAGTGATCAAGGAAATAAGAGGGCTTCCATAGTTGTATGAATCATGGATGGACTAGACAAATCGATCGCAAGAGAAAGAGGGTGCTGACTAGATGTCCTCTTGGCATTCTTCTAGGATAGCAAAAGGGATATGAATGAACTGATTAACACTTCAAATAGGAAGAGTATTGATAGGCAGAACATGCCACTTTTAACATGGAACTTCACTTGAGGAAATTTGTGACGTCTCAAGTTCCACACGAGAGAGGTCTTATTGAGTGATTAATAAGTCAACACTTATCTCCAAATGGTCACATCCATTTGTTGCTATTCAAAGTACTTTTCTCAGGCCCTTGGTCCATGTGGATAGGGCCAAGCCGTCGTATATCATTTATTCATGACACATAATTCTCTTAGTCTTGCATTATTACATCTCTACAGTCAAAAACTGCACGTTGCACTGCCATTTTCGCATTAAAGTGTCGAGATGTTTCTTAAGGAACATGCAAGCTAAATTTGGCATTCACACTATCTTTTTCTAATCTAGTTCCACGCGTTCTACGAACACCTCACACCCGTTACTGACGACTCTTTCAAAACCACGAAAGAGAAGTCCTTTTCGAGACCCGAAATTTCGCCAGGCAGGATGATTGATGTTCCATGTTCATCAACATTCGACTTCATGCAAGGACTCGATGGGAGCTATAGAATGATGCAAATAGTGGCTATCTGAGAATTAGCTGCATTATATGTTTAATTAAACAAAACTAAGGCTCTCTCTTCtaaacaaatgaataatttgaaaaatattttcttaaataattaattatatcacTTGAAGTAATTAATCGATTAAGAATATTCTATTATTGACAACCATTTATACATATTTTCGTGGACAGTGAAAACAattcgtttgtttatttttgtaagcaatgcaaactattatttttacaaattatttatttttatgaaacgAATGCACCATGAATCTCTAATATTCTCTGATTTTGTATATCAAAGCTCGAGTAAAGCCCATTTGATTGCTTGATTTGTCAAGGGCTCATTAACACGACACTTGCAAGACTCGTTAACTTACCGATTTGCACATGATAGGGGACGTAGCATGGGGATTAAGATTGAACGCTCTTTTACCTATATAATTTGACCACCTCTGTTGAAATGAAATTCTTCAAACAGGATTTCTAATTCTTGTCAAGCCATAAGTTGTGAACTTCAAATTGGTGATTCCCGAGTCGTCATTCGAATTATTCTCTTGCCTTATGTCCAGTAATACAGATTTCTTTTTCTGCACTGGTAAACTTcaataaattttgatattttaaaaaatatatattagtgCACAAAGA
The nucleotide sequence above comes from Eucalyptus grandis isolate ANBG69807.140 chromosome 2, ASM1654582v1, whole genome shotgun sequence. Encoded proteins:
- the LOC104418106 gene encoding NAC domain-containing protein 104 translates to MRDVKEKEEKDDGKMLKLPPGFRFSPTDEELVLHFLHPKKQQASLSPLYAHLVPDLKSHHHDPWDLHGKALSNGSHYFYFSRMMNNRITENGYWKDLDMEEPVFGEAGEIIGMKKSLTFHIGEAPTGQETNWVMQEYHLVSFHELANSTQEPGSLVLSRVHESKTSHGQSLCSGGDEDSETDLSYMDEMFMLLDEDLDDISSGD